Within the Agromyces ramosus genome, the region GTGTCCTGCGCGACCGTGAAATCGTCGTCTTCGGGTGCGATCTCCGCGCCCGCCCCCGCGATGTCGTCCATGCCCCCAGAGTAGGCCTGTCGGACCGATCCCGCACTGACAGGACTCGGTGCGGCTGACGCGCCAGACCGCGTCGACGCGGCACGCGCGTCCGGTGTGCCGTGAAACGGCGGGCATCCGGCTAGAATGAACGTGCGCCCGACGAATCCGTTCTTCGGCCGACCGCGTGAGCCCGGCTCGCGTGCTGCTCGGTTCGGGATTCGGCGTCCCGCCATCCGATGCATCCCCGTGATGTTCTGGGCGGGCTCGATCACCACGACCGGTGGCGAGGGGGCGTGCCGGAGACGGCAGACGAACGGGAGGACCATGGCCCAGACGAGGCAGCGCCAGCGCACGCGTTCACGCGACGATGACGCACCCATCATCCCGATCCTCGCGCGCAAGGTGCGCGAGGTCGAGCAGAAGGCGCAGAAGGGCAAGCTGGGGCCCACGAACCGCACCAAGTTCCAGGTCATCGCGCTGCTCATGCGTGAGGAGCGTGCCCGGGTCAAGGCCGACTCCGAGGTGACCGACTCCGCGCGCGCCGAGCTCCTCAAGCGACTCGACGGCATCGCCCAGATCCTCGCGAAGACCGCCGCACGCGACACGAGCCTCATCGCACTGCTCGAGCCCGACGCCTCGATCTCCACGGTCGCGCAGCGCTTCCGCCGCGACTGGCTCCTCGAGTCCGGCGCCGAGCTCTCACCCGACGAGCTCATCATCACGCGCGAGCCCGAGATCAAGCTCGAGCTCGCCGAGAACCAGGTGATCCCGGCATCCGTCCGGTCGCGCCAGCTCGCGAACCCGTTCCTCCCGCCCGACTTCTCCAAGCCCACGACTCCGGTCGTGCCCGTGCGGCGCCTCGCGAACTGGGAGCTGCTCGGACCGCTGTTCAAGTCGTTCGAGGTCGGCTCCGGCGGCCAGGCCGCGAGCATGGAGCTCCCCGAGGCGCCCAAGGTCGATCGGCTCTCGCCGCGCGGCCTCGAGCTCATGAAGCACCAGGTGCGGTTCATCGAGTCCGCCCGTGAGGGCCACCGCACGTTCCTGCTCGCCGACGAGCCGGGCCTCGGCAAGACGGCGCAGTCGGTGCTCGCGGCATCCGTCGCCGGCGCCTATCCGCTGCTCGCGGTCGTGCCGAACGTCGTGAAGATGAACTGGGCCCGCGAGGTCGAGCGCTGGACGCCGAACCGCCGCGCGACGGTCATCCACGGCGACGGCCACTCGCTCGACGCGTTCGCCGACGTCGTCATCGTCAACTACGACGTGCTCGACCGTCACATGGCATGGCTGTCGACGCTCGGCTTCAAGGGCATGGTCGTCGACGAGGCGCACTTCATCAAGAACCTGCAGTCGCAGCGCTCGAGGAACGTGCTCGCCCTCGCCGAGCGAATCCGCCGCGCCGCCCCCGGCGGCGACCCGCTGCTGCTCGCGCTCACCGGCACGCCGCTCATCAACGACGTCGACGACTTCCGAGCGATCTGGAAGTTCCTCGGCTGGATCGACGGTGACAAGCCCTCGCCCGAGCTCCTCGGTCGCCTCGAAGAGACGGGGCTGACGCCTGCCGATCCGGGCTTCTACACCGAGGCGCGTCGCGCCGTGATCGACCTCGGCATCGTGCGCCGCCGCAAGGTGGATGTCGCGGCCGACCTGCCAGCCAAGCGCATCGCCGACCTCCCCGTCGAACTCGACGACGAGTTGGGCCGTTCGGTCCGTGCCGCCGAGCGTGAGCTCGGCAACCGCCTCGCCGGGCGCTTCCGCGCCCTCGTGGAGGCGCGCAAGCTGCGCATCGGCGACCTCGACGACGAGCAGCGCGACCAGTTCATCCGTGCCGTCGCGAGTGCCGAGCTCGAGGAGTCGAAGTCGGCGAAGTCCGGCGAGAACGTCTTCACGATGGTCCGTCGCATCGGCCAGGCGAAGGCGGGCCTCGCGGCCGATTACGCCGCGCAGCTCGCGCGGTCGGTCGGCAAGGTCGTCTTCTTCGCGAAGCACATCGACGTGATGGACCAGGCCGAGGCGGCGTTCGCAGCCCGCGAGCTCCGCACCGTCTCGCTCCGCGGCGACCAGACGGCCTTCCAGCGCCAGGCCGCGATCGACGCGTTCAACAAGGATCCCGAGGTCGCCATCGCCGTCTGCTCGCTCACCGCGGCGGGCGTCGGCGTGAACCTCCAGGCCGCCTCGAACGTGGTGCTCGCCGAGCTCAGCTGGACGGCCGCCGAGCAGACGCAGGCGATCGACCGCGTGCACCGCATCGGGCAGGACGAGCCGGTCACCGCGTGGCGCATCATCGCCGCGCACACGATCGACGCCCGCATCGCGGAGCTCATCGACTCGAAGCAGGGCCTCGCCGCGCGTGCGCTCGACGGCAGCGACGTCGAGCCGGGCTCGGCCGACTCGGTGCAGCTCGACGCGCTGCAGAGCATCCTGCGCTCGGCGCTCGACGGCAGCCTCTGACCGGAGGCTGACCGGCCGACGGAGGGTGCACCTGCGGAGGCTATAGACTGCGGCAGTCGAATTGCCCCGCCGACGTGGCCACCGGCAACACCATGTTCATTGAGCACCTGGAGTCGTCCACACCATGAAGATCGGGATCCTGACGAGCGGCGGCGACTGCCCCGGACTGAACGCGGTCATCCGCGGCGCGGTGCTGAAGGGCGTCATCTCGCACGACGCCGAGTTCGTCGGGTTCCGCTGGGGTTGGCGAGGCGTGGTCGAGGGCGACTTCATGCCGATCGAGCGCCACGATGTGCGGGGGCTCTCGAAGCAGGGCGGCACGATCCTCGGTTCGAGCCGCACGAACCCGTTCGAGGGCGAGGGCAGCGGCCCCGAGAACATCCAGCGCATGCTCGACGAGAACGGCATCAACGCGATCATCGCGATCGGCGGCGAGGGCACCCTCACCGCCGCGCGCCGGCTCACCGACGCCGGCCTGAAGATCGTCGGCGTGCCGAAGACGATCGACAACGACCTCGCAGCCACCGACTACTCCTTCGGCTTCGACACCGCGGTCGAGATCGCGACCGAGGCCATCGACCGTCTGCGTACGACCGCGGAGTCGCACGGGCGCTGCATGGTGGTCGAGGTCATGGGACGCCACGTGGGCTGGATCGCCCTGCACTCCGGCATGGCGGGTGGGGCGCACGCGATCCTCATCCCCGAGCACCCGACGAACATCGACCAGATCTGCGAATGGGTCGAGTCGGTGCGCGACCGGGGCCGTGCTCCGCTCGTCGTGGTCGCCGAGGGCTTCCACCTCGACGACATGGACGAGGCGCACTCGCACAAGGGCCTCGACGCGTTCAACCGGCCGCGGCTCGGCGGCATCGCCGAGCGACTCGCTCCGATGATCGAGGAGCGCACCGGCATCGAGTCGCGCGACACCGTGCTCGGCCACATCCAGCGCGGCGGCGCCCCTTCGGCCTACGACCGGGTGCTCGCCACACGACTCGGCATGGCCTCGGTCGACGCGGTCTACGACAGCGCCTGGGGCTCCATGGTCACCCTGCGCGGCACCGACATCGAGACGGTGTCGATCGCCGAGGCGGTCGGCAGCCTGAACCGCGTGCCCGAGTCCCGCTACGACGAGGCGAAGATCCTCTTCGGCTGACGGATGCCACTGCCCCAGGTCTGCGTCTGCTACCTCCTGCGCGAGCGCGAGGGGCGCGTCGAGGTGCTGCTCGGTCGCAAGAAGCACGGGCTCGGCATGGGGTACTTCGTCGGACTGGGCGGCAAGCTCGAGCCGGGCGAGACGGCGACGGATGCCGCCGTGCGTGAGGTCTTCGAGGAGTCGGGCGTGACCGTGGCGGCGGGCGACCTCGAACCGCGGGGACTCCTGACGTACCACTTCCCGCACCGTGAGGCGTGGAGCCAGGAGTCGAGCGTGTTCGTGTGCCGCCGATGGGAGGGCGAGCCCGCGGCATCCGACGAGCTCGATCCCGAGTGGTTCGACGTGGCGACGGTCCCGTTCGCGCAGATGTGGGATGACGCCCGGCGATGGCTGCCCGGGGTGCTCGATGGAGGCCTGGTTCGGCGCACCTTCGTCTTCGGTGCCGACCTCGCGACGGTGGTGGAGGAGCCCAGTTCGGTCGCGTAGTATCGTCGATTGCACGGCGATCGCCGGTACTGCAACCAACGTCCGCTGAACATCTGGTGAAACTCTCACCGATCCCAGAGAAAGACGCCGGTGGATCTCACCCTCATCGTCGTGCTGGTCATCGCACTGGCGCTCTTCTTCGACTTCACGAACGGCTTCCACGACACCGCGAACGCGATGGCAACGCCCATCGCCACCGGGGCACTCCGTCCCAAGGTCGCGGTCGGCCTCGCCGCGATCCTCAACCTCGTCGGTGCGTTCCTCTCGACCGCGGTGGCAACGACCATCTCCGGCGGCATCATCAATGAGGGCGAGGGCGGGGTGCTCATCACCCCCGAGCTCATCTTCGCCGGACTCATCGGTGCGGTCGTCTGGAACATGGTCACGTGGCTGCTCGGCCTCCCGTCCTCGTCGAGCCACGCGCTCTTCGGCGGCCTCATCGGAGCTGCGCTCGTCGGATTCGGGGTCGAGGCGATCAACTTCAGCGTCGTCCTCTCGAAGGTGATCCTGCCCGCGATCCTGGCGCCGCTGACCGCGGGCCTCATCGCCTACGCGGCGACGAAGCTCGCCTACGCCATCACCCGGCGCTACGACGGCAAGCCCGACGGTCGCGATGGCTTCCGGCACGGACAGATCTTCTCGTCCTCGCTCGTCGCGCTCGCGCATGGCACGAACGACGCGCAGAAGACGATGGGCATCATCACGCTGACCCTCGTCGCAGCAGGCCTGCAGAGCTCGGGCGACGAGGTGCAGACGTGGGTGATCGTCACCTGCGCCATCGCGATCGCGCTCGGCACATACATGGGCGGATGGCGCATCATCAAGACCCTCGGAACAGGCCTCACCGATGTGAAGCCCGCTCAGGGTTTCGCTGCAGAGACGTCGACGGCCGCGACGATCCTCGCCTCGACGCATCTCGGCTTCGCGCTCTCGACGACGCAGGTCGCGTCGGGATCCGTCATCGGCTCAGGGCTCGGCCGCCGCGGCTCGAAGGTGCGTTGGCGCACGGCGGGCCGAATCGGCATCGGATGGCTGTTGACCCTCCCGGCCGCAGGCGCGGTCGGTGCGCTCGCCGCGTTCATCGCACTGCAGGGCGTGGTGGGCGTCATCATCGACGCGGTCGCCGGGGTCGTCGTGATCTCGACGATCTTCCTCTGGTCTCGTCGCAACGAGGTGTCGCACCGGAACGTCGTCAGCGAGGTCGCCGCGTCGGGCCGCGCGGTGAAGATCAAGCGGAATCCCAAGCCCAAGCGGAAGGTGGCGCCGTGATCGACTGGTTCGCATTCGTCATCGTGCTCGTGACGGCGCTCGTGGGCTCGACCATCGTCGTCGTCGCCTACGCGTTGGGTATCCGGCTCCTCACGCTCTCGGGTCGCACGCCCATCGTGTCGCCGGCGGAGTTCACCGACGCGATCACCGTGGTCACGCCCGCTGAGATCCGCCAAGCCGAGAAGCGCGCCGCGAAGGCGGCGAAGAAGTCGCCGCTCAGCCAGGGGCAGAAGCGTGCAGCCCTCATCGGCGCCCGGGCCTGCTTCGTCGTGAGCGCCGCAGCGGTGATCTTCGGCATCTACCTCATCGTCGGCGAGCACCTGCTGCTCCTGTTCGGCTGAGCGCGCTCCTCCCGGTGTGCGCCCGGCCGTTCCGCCTCGCTACAGTCGTCGGGTGACTACATCGACGCCCCCCGAGGCTCCGCCGCAGCGCGCGAAGCCCGTCAACGCCATCGACCGCTTCTTCGAGATCACCGCGCGTGGCTCCACCGTGGGAACCGAGGTGCGTGGCGGCATCGTCACCTTCGTCACCATGGCCTACATCGTGATCCTGAACCCGATCATCCTCTCGTCGGGTGTCGACGTCGACGGCGATCAGCTCGGCTTCGCGCAGGTCTCGGCGGTCACCGGCCTCACCGCCGGCGTGATGACGATCCTGTTCGGCCTCGTCGCCCGGCTTCCGTTCGCGTTCGCCGCCGGTCTCGGCATCAACTCGTTCCTCGCGGTCTCGGTCGTCGGACAGGTGACCTGGCCCGAGGCGATGGGCCTCGTGCTCATCAACGGCCTCATCATCGTGCTGCTCGCGGCCACCGGGCTTCGCCGCCTCATCTTCGATGCCGTGCCGATCCAGCTGAAGCTCGCGATCACGGTCGGCATCGGGCTCTTCATCGCGTTCATCGGCTTCGTCGACGCCGGATTCGTCACGGCGACGGGCGCCGGCTCGCCGCCCGTCGGCCTCGGTGTCGATGGCTCGGTCGCGACGGTTCCGGCGCTCGTGTTCGTGGTCACGCTCCTGCTCACGGCGATCCTCATGGCCCGCAGGGTGCGAGGGGGCATCCTCATCGGCCTCGTCTCCGGCACCGTGCTCGCGGTCGTCGTCGAGGCGATCTGGAACATCGGCCCGAAGTTCGCGGGCGACGACGTCAACCCGGGCGGCTGGGGCCTCTCGGTGCCCGAGCTCACGGGGTCGTGGGTCAGCGTGCCCGACCTCTCCCTCGTCGGCCAGGTCTCGTTCGGGAGCTTCGAGCGCATCGGCGTGCTCGCCGCCCTGATGCTCGTCTTCACCCTCGTGTTCACGAACTTCTTCGACGCGATGGGCACCATGACCGGCCTGTCGAAGGAAGCCGGCCTCTCCGACGCGAAGGGCGACTTCCCCCGCCTGAGGTCGGCGCTGATCGTCGAGGGAGTCGGCGCGGTCGCCGGCGGATACGCCTCGGCATCGTCGAACACGGTCTTCATCGAGTCGGGTGCCGGCATCGGCGAGGGCGCGCGAACGGGGCTCGCGAACATCGTCACCGGCGTGCTGTTCCTCGTCGCCATGTTCTTCACGCCGCTCGTGTCGATCGTGCCCAGCGAGGTCGCCGCGGCCGCGCTCGTCATCGTCGGTGCGCTCATGATGGCCCAGATCAGGGGCATCGACTTCAGCGAGTTCTCGGTGCTCATGCCGGTGTTCCTCACGATCACGGTGATGCCGCTCACCTATTCGATCGCGAACGGCATCGGTGCCGGGTTCATCAGCTGGGTGATCATCCGGTCCCTCGCCGGCCGGGCGAAGGAGATCACCCCGTTGCTTTGGATCGTGTCGGCGGGCTTCCTCATCTACTTCGCGCGGGGCCCGGTCGAGGCGCTGCTCGGCGGCTGAGGCGCCGGGCCGCGGGCGCGCCCACCACGCGATCGGGGGGATAGCCCCATATTGCGGCGCCCGAGGCATCCGTAGCGTGGAATCACACCCACGAACAGGAGATCTTCGATCATGACCACCGCCACCCACACCGAGCCGCAGGCCCCGTTCGCCACGCCGAACCCCCACGCCGTGCCGAGCGCGGAGACGCGCGGGTTCAGCATCTCGAGCCTCGTGCTCGGCCTCGTGTCGATCGTCGCGAGCTACACGTTCTTCGTGCCCGTCGTCGGGCTCGTGCTCGGCATCATGGCGCTCAAGCGCGAACCCGCGTCGCGCACCATGGCGATCTGGGGCATCGTCCTCAACTCGGTGATGCTCGCCGGCGCCGTGCTCGTCACGGTCGGTGCGCTCGTCTTCGGGCTGGCCATGCTGCCCTTCGCGTTCCTCTGAGCGCAGGCGCCGTCAGGGCGTGACCTCGCGATGGCGGGCGGTGCTTCGGCACCGCCCGCCATTCGCTGTTCTCGCTGGCGAACGTGGCGGGCGATAGGCTCGGTTCGAGTGAACACGCGCCACAAGCGCAACCGAACGGCAATGGAGCCAACTGTGTCGAACCCGACCGCACACCTGTCCGATCCCGACACCCTGGGGGCCAGCATGCACTTTCCGGGCCCCGGAGAGCCCACCCGCACCGAGACCGACTCGCTCGGCTCCGTCGAGGTTCCGGCCGACGCCTACTGGGGCGTGCACACGATGCGCGCACTCGAGAACTTCCCGATCTCCAAGCGGCCCATCTCGGTCTACCCCGACCTCATCGTCGCCCTCGCCTCGGTGAAGCAGGCCGCCGCCCGCGCCAACCGCGAGGTCGGCGTGCTGAACGCCGAGAAGTCGGCGTGGATCGACGAGGCGTGCCAGCGCATCATCGACGGCGAGCACCACGACCAGTTCGTGGTCGGCGTCATCCAGGGCGGCGCGGGAACGTCGACCAACATGAACGCGAACGAGGTCATCGCGAACCTCGCGCTCGAGATCGCCGGCTACGAGAAGGCACGCTACGACGTCGTTCACCCCATCGACGACGTGAACCGCAGCCAGTCGACGAACGACACCTACCCCACAGCACTGAAGATCTCGCTCGCATTCTCGCTCAAGACGCTCCTCACCGAGCTGGAGCTGCTCCGGCAGTCGTTCAGTCGCAAGGCCCAGGAGTTCCACGAGGTGCTGAAGGTGGGGCGCACCCAGCTGCAGGACGCGGTGCCGATGACCCTCGGCCAGGAGTTCCACGGCTTCGCCACGACGCTCGGCGAAGACCACGCCCGTCTCACCGAGACCATCTGGCTGCTCTCCGAGATCAACCTCGGCGCCACCGCGATCGGCACCGGCATCACGGCCGACCCCGGCTACGGCGCTGCCGCCGTGCGTCATCTGAACGAGATCACCGGACTCAGCCTCGAGTCCGCGCCCGACCTCATCGAGTCGACGAGCGACGCGGGCGCGTTCATGTCCTTCTCGGGCTCGCTCAAGCGCAGTGCCATCAAGCTGTCGAAGATCTGCAACGACCTCCGCCTGCTCTCCTCTGGCCCGCAGGCGGGCTTCGGCGAGATCAACCTCCCGCCCCGCCAAGCCGGCTCGAGCATCATGCCGGGCAAGGTCAATCCGGTCATCCCCGAGGCCGTCAGCCAGGTCGCCTACGCGATCGCGGGCACCGACGTCACGGTGACCATGGCCGCCGAGGCGGGCCAGCTGCAGCTGAACGCCTTCGAACCCGTGATCGCCCACTCGCTGCTGCAGTCGATCGTCTGGCTGCGGCAGGCGTGCTGGACCCTCCGCGTCAACTGCGTCGACGGCATCACGGCGAACGTCGAGCGACTCGACTCGATGGTGGCCTCGAGCGTCGGCGTCATCACCGCCCTGATCCCGTTCATCGGCTACACTGCCGCGGCGGTCATCGCGAAAGAGGCCCTGGCGACCGGCCGTCCGGTCGCCGACCTCGTGGTCGAGGCAGGTCTGATGAGCCGGAGCGACGTCGTGCGGCAGCTCGCGCCGTCACGGCTCTCGGGCATCCACCCGATCACGACCGCCATTCCGGTCATCGACCTGCAGGGCGAGCCGTCGGAGTAGCCGCCAGCGACGCTCAGATGACGCGGCAGTGGGTGGTGAGCGAGCCGATGCCGCCGATCGAGACGGTGACGGTCGCGCCGTCGCGGAGGAACACCTGCGGGTTGCGCGAGTAGCCGGCGCCGCCCGGACTTCCGGTCGAGATGAGCGTGCCCGGCGGGATGGTGGCCGAGCGCGAGAGGTACGAGATGATCTCGGCGACGCTGCGCACCATCTCGCTGGTGGAGGCATCCTGCAGGATGCGGCCATCGACGTTCGTGGTCAGCCAGAGGTCTTGCGGATCGGCGATCTCATCGGCCGTGACGACGACCGGGCCCGTCGGTGTGAAGCCGTCGAACGACTTGCAGCGCGACCACTGCGCCTCGCTGAACTGCAGGTCGCGCGCGGTGATGTCGTTGACGACCGTGTATCCCCAGACGTAGTCGAGCGCGTCGCGCGCGTGCACGCCTCGCGCCGGCCTGCCGATGATGACGCCGAGCTCGGCCTCGTAGTCGACCTGCTTCGTGAGGTCTTCGGGCCAGGTGGTGGTGGCGCCGTGGCCCGTGAGCGAGTTCGGCCAGAGGGAGAAGATCGTCATCGCGGTCTCGGAGCGCAGCTTCAGCTCGGAGGCGTGCGCGGCGTAGTTCGCGCCGATCGCGATGACCTGCGCGGGGCGCAGCACGGCCGAAGAATGACGCAGCTGCGCGACGGCCGTGAGCTCGGCGCCGGCTGCAAGGCCGGCATCGACCGCGATGCGGGCCTCTGCGAGGCCGGCATCGCCGCGTTCGATGAGGTCTTGGAGGTCGCGCGGGGCGCGCTCCATGATCTCGTCGAGGAAGATCGCGGAGTCTCCGACCACCGCCGCGAGCCGAGGGGTGGTCTGGCCTTCGACTCTGAGGTGGGCGAATCTCACTCCTTCAGGCTATCGGGCCGGCTCGTGGCGTGACTGTGCGGGGTGTACAACGAACCGGCCCGAATGCGCCGTGACGTCGACAATCGATCAGTGCGCCGCCGGTCGCAGGCGAAGCTCCTGCATGCCGCCGTCGACGGCGAGCGCCACACCAGTCGTCGAGCCGGCGTTCGGGCTGGCGAGGTACGCGACCGCCTCGGCGACCTCATCGGCCGAGACCAGCCGGCCATGCGGCTGGCGTGCCTCGAGGGCGGCGCGCTCGGTGGCCGGGTCGGGCGCCGAGGCGAGGAGGCGGCCAATCCAGGGGGTGTCGGCGGTTCCCGGGTTCACGGCGTTCACCCGGACGCCCTGGCGCAGATGATCAGCGGCCATCGCCCGTGTCAACGCGGCGACGGCACCTTTGCTGGCGCTGTAGAGGGCCCGCTCGGGGAGACCGGCGGTCGCGGCGATCGATGAGGTGTTCACGATCGCAGCGGCGGGGGAGCGGCGCAGGTGCGGGAGTGCGGCCCGCGCGACACGCACCATGCCGAGCACGTTGATGTCGAAGACGCGGTGCCATTCGTCGTCGGCGTTCGCCTCGATCGTGCCCTGCGCGCCGATGCCCGCGTTGTTCACGACGATGTCGATACGGCCGAACTCGGCGGCGACCCGCTCAACGGCCGCTCGTACGCTCGCATCGTCGGCGACGTCGACGGCGATGGCGAGGTCGGCGTGCGGTGCGCCATCCGGCTGCAGGTCGAAGACGGCGACCCGCGCGCCGCCCGACTTGAGACGGCCCGCGATCGCGGCGCCGATGCCGGAGGCGCCGCCGGTGACGATGGCGATGAGGTCGGTGAAGTCCTGGTTCATGATGGTCCCTTCCGGATCAGGCCGAAACGTAGCTCTGGCGCTGGCGCCCGAGTCCGTCGATCTCGAGCTCGACGACGTCGCCAGGGGCGAGGTACGGGAAGCGACCCGAGAGCGCCACGCCCTCCGGCGTGCCCGTGAGCACGAGATCGCCCGGCTCGAGCGCGAGCACCTGGCTCAGCTGCCAGACGATCGTGTCGATGCCGAAGATGAGGTCGCTCGTGCGCGAGTCCTGACGGGGTTCTCCATTGACGAAGCTCCGCAGGCGCACGTCGTCGGCGTCCACGTCGTCGCCGGTGACGAGCCACGGGCCGGTCGGGCAGAAGCCGGGCGCGCTCTTGCCCTTGCTCCACTGGCCGCCCGAGGTCGCGAGCTGCCAGTCGCGCTCGGAGAGGTCGTTGACCGTGACGTATCCGGCGATGTGGGCACTCGCGTCCGCGGCGGAGTCGAGGTAGCTCGCCCGAGCGCCGATGACGATGCCGAGCTCCACCTCCCAGTCGGTCTTCGCACTGCCTCGGGGGATCGTGACGTCGTCGAACGGACCGACGACCGTATTCGGCGACTTCATGAACATGACGAGCTGGGTGGGTGGCTCAGACCCGGACTCGGCGGCGTGGGCCGCGTAGTTCATGCCGATGCAGTACACGGCAGACGGGCGCGCGATGGGGGATCCAACGCGAAGCGACGCGGCATCCGGAAGCTCGGGGAGGCTGCTCGCGGCGACGGCGGCCCGTGCTCGCTCCACGCCGCCGTCGGCGAGGAATGCGCCATCGATGTCGGCGGTGACGGGGCGCAGGTCGAGCGTGCGCCCCGCATCGATGACGACGGGGATCTCGGCGCCGGCTGCGCCGAGGCGGGCGAATCTCATATGGGTCCTCTCCGTTGAAGCACTCCATGAACATCTGAGCTCTCAGCTGTTGTCAGTGCGGAATGAGGAAGATTCTTGCATACCTTCCAAGAGTTGACAGCACAGACATCCGATGTTTATGCTCGAGTTCGCCACGAAAGGACGCAATGAGCACGATCGTCAGCGTAGACACCCGGGACATCCGCTTCCCGACTTCCCTCGAGCTCGACGGCTCCGACGCGATGAACCCCGATCCCGACTACTCGGCGGCATACGTCGTCGTCGGCACGGATGCCCCCAGACGGCCTCTCGGGCCACGCGTTCGTGTTCACCATCGGCCGGGGAAACGACGTCGAGGTCGCAGCGCTCGAGGCACTTCGCGGTCACCTGCTCGGCCGGGACGTCGAGCAACTCCTCGGTGACATGGGCGCGACCTGGCGGCTCCTCGCGCACGACTCCCAGCTGCGCTGGCTCGG harbors:
- a CDS encoding SDR family NAD(P)-dependent oxidoreductase produces the protein MNQDFTDLIAIVTGGASGIGAAIAGRLKSGGARVAVFDLQPDGAPHADLAIAVDVADDASVRAAVERVAAEFGRIDIVVNNAGIGAQGTIEANADDEWHRVFDINVLGMVRVARAALPHLRRSPAAAIVNTSSIAATAGLPERALYSASKGAVAALTRAMAADHLRQGVRVNAVNPGTADTPWIGRLLASAPDPATERAALEARQPHGRLVSADEVAEAVAYLASPNAGSTTGVALAVDGGMQELRLRPAAH
- a CDS encoding fumarylacetoacetate hydrolase family protein, whose product is MRFARLGAAGAEIPVVIDAGRTLDLRPVTADIDGAFLADGGVERARAAVAASSLPELPDAASLRVGSPIARPSAVYCIGMNYAAHAAESGSEPPTQLVMFMKSPNTVVGPFDDVTIPRGSAKTDWEVELGIVIGARASYLDSAADASAHIAGYVTVNDLSERDWQLATSGGQWSKGKSAPGFCPTGPWLVTGDDVDADDVRLRSFVNGEPRQDSRTSDLIFGIDTIVWQLSQVLALEPGDLVLTGTPEGVALSGRFPYLAPGDVVELEIDGLGRQRQSYVSA